A genome region from Actinomycetota bacterium includes the following:
- a CDS encoding TIGR03936 family radical SAM-associated protein: MPRIRMTFDQNGLLKYISHLDTMRLFERACRRADLPLELTQGFNPHPKISVTPARPVGQDSTNQFADITLKVMIPLRELAERMSRNLPPEVRMTGAREIRKVKIGGKSQWV, translated from the coding sequence ATGCCCAGGATAAGGATGACGTTCGACCAGAATGGGCTGCTAAAATACATATCGCATCTGGATACGATGCGTTTGTTCGAGCGGGCGTGCCGAAGAGCCGATTTGCCGCTGGAGCTGACTCAGGGGTTCAATCCGCATCCGAAGATTTCCGTTACGCCGGCGAGACCGGTCGGCCAGGATTCGACTAATCAGTTTGCCGACATAACCCTTAAGGTTATGATTCCTTTAAGGGAGTTGGCTGAGAGAATGAGCAGAAACCTTCCGCCGGAGGTTCGGATGACGGGCGCCCGCGAGATAAGGAAGGTAAAAATAGGAGGAAAATCCCAATGGGTGTAA
- the rodA gene encoding rod shape-determining protein RodA codes for MARKLSASHPIKHIDWTFVALIIALAAYGALFIYSATAATDGYHFLRLQIGWIIVGLLGMAFMASFDYLKLRTYSGVIYGAVVVLLILVFIIGQVLLGAQRWIPLGPFTLQPSELAKLALIIMLATLLSKRKDAGVEKQDFFVALGYTGLYLILVFIQPDLGTALVFAAIMFGMMFAAGVNLWALTGLGTAGVLGAILAVKLNILHQYQVTRLLVFLNPQSDPTGAGYNITQSKIAVGSGQLFGRGLFLGSQTRLNFIPHGYADFIFAVLSEQLGFLGGLALIVLFSLLLWRILKIARDSRDLFGTLLCVGVLSSFLFQAFVNIGMNIGIMPVTGIPLPLISYGGSSFLATMMSLGLVLNVAMRKYGGVAERAQTF; via the coding sequence GTGGCCAGAAAGCTGTCTGCGTCGCACCCGATCAAGCATATAGACTGGACGTTTGTCGCCCTAATCATTGCCCTGGCGGCTTACGGCGCCCTTTTCATCTACAGCGCGACGGCGGCGACGGACGGATACCATTTTCTGCGCCTGCAGATCGGCTGGATTATCGTCGGCCTGCTGGGGATGGCCTTCATGGCCAGTTTCGATTATCTGAAGTTAAGGACTTACTCCGGCGTTATCTACGGCGCCGTGGTCGTATTGCTGATTCTTGTTTTTATTATTGGCCAGGTACTGCTGGGCGCCCAGCGCTGGATTCCTTTGGGACCCTTTACGCTACAGCCATCGGAACTCGCAAAACTTGCGCTGATCATTATGCTGGCGACGCTGCTTAGCAAGAGGAAAGACGCCGGGGTGGAGAAGCAGGACTTCTTTGTCGCGCTCGGCTACACCGGCCTTTACTTGATACTGGTGTTCATCCAACCGGATTTGGGAACGGCGCTCGTTTTCGCGGCCATTATGTTCGGCATGATGTTCGCCGCAGGCGTCAATCTTTGGGCTTTGACCGGGCTGGGCACGGCGGGGGTGTTGGGCGCCATCCTGGCCGTTAAACTGAATATTCTTCATCAATATCAAGTGACCCGTTTGTTGGTTTTTCTGAATCCGCAATCCGATCCCACCGGAGCCGGTTATAACATAACCCAGTCCAAGATCGCGGTCGGCTCAGGCCAGCTTTTCGGCCGAGGCTTGTTCCTCGGCAGCCAAACGCGGCTGAATTTTATCCCACACGGTTACGCCGACTTTATTTTCGCGGTTTTGAGCGAACAGCTAGGTTTCTTAGGCGGTTTGGCGCTCATCGTTTTGTTTAGCCTGCTCCTATGGCGGATTCTTAAGATTGCCAGGGACAGCCGTGATTTGTTTGGTACGTTGCTTTGCGTGGGCGTCCTTTCGTCATTCTTGTTTCAAGCCTTTGTAAATATCGGGATGAATATCGGCATCATGCCGGTTACGGGAATACCGCTGCCTCTGATAAGCTATGGGGGTAGCTCTTTTCTGGCGACGATGATGAGCCTGGGATTGGTTCTAAACGTAGCGATGAGAAAATACGGGGGCGTAGCCGAGAGGGCGCAGACATTTTAG
- the rpmA gene encoding 50S ribosomal protein L27, translated as MAHKKGLGSSRNGRDSNSKRLGVKAYGGQMVKAGTIIIRQRGTKIRPGQGVGIGNDHTLFATTDGYVRFNGGKVDVVEKL; from the coding sequence TTGGCTCATAAAAAAGGCTTGGGCAGCTCCCGGAACGGGCGGGACAGCAATTCAAAAAGGTTGGGCGTAAAAGCCTATGGCGGCCAGATGGTTAAGGCCGGCACGATAATCATTCGCCAGCGAGGTACTAAGATTCGACCGGGGCAGGGCGTCGGAATCGGCAACGACCACACGTTGTTTGCCACGACCGACGGCTACGTCCGGTTCAACGGCGGCAAGGTAGACGTCGTAGAGAAACTTTAA
- a CDS encoding HD domain-containing phosphohydrolase — MTLTRPKDRLILIVGERGSDTNMIKGYLKEDGYRIASAFNGQDVVDLVNGDRPDLIILDDHIPGSDPSNLCEWLKGHASLMNIPVVMLLSFAGLADKLTCIEAGADEVLVKPVDKRELLVSVNRSMKLQTFHEQLISVENVIQSLGIAIESKDHFTRGHSIRVAEYSVQLAKTVSVPEADVKIIYRAAMLHDIGQIAIEESVLHKPEKLQPDEFEQVKQHPDIAVKILEPLHLPNELLEIIKHHHEWWNGHGYPDGLARQNIPLGARILSIADAFDAMTSERPYRAKMSMPMALNRLEDGANKQWDPDLVRTFLGFERAMLDRKPAEIRTENLWSDYKLR, encoded by the coding sequence ATGACACTAACGCGACCCAAAGATAGACTCATCCTCATCGTCGGAGAACGGGGTTCCGACACTAACATGATCAAAGGCTATTTAAAGGAAGACGGGTACCGGATTGCTTCGGCTTTTAACGGCCAAGATGTCGTAGACCTGGTTAACGGGGATAGACCCGACCTTATCATCTTGGACGACCATATTCCGGGTTCGGATCCGTCCAACCTGTGCGAATGGCTTAAGGGCCACGCGTCTCTTATGAACATACCGGTCGTTATGCTGTTGTCGTTTGCCGGCCTGGCGGACAAACTGACGTGCATCGAAGCCGGCGCCGACGAGGTTCTGGTTAAACCGGTGGACAAGCGCGAGTTGTTAGTCAGCGTTAACCGCTCAATGAAGCTGCAGACGTTTCACGAACAGCTCATTTCCGTAGAAAACGTAATCCAGAGTCTGGGCATCGCTATCGAGTCTAAAGACCATTTCACGCGAGGGCATTCTATCAGGGTCGCCGAATACAGCGTGCAGCTGGCTAAGACCGTCAGCGTACCCGAAGCGGACGTAAAGATCATCTATCGCGCCGCGATGCTGCACGACATAGGTCAAATCGCTATCGAGGAAAGCGTTCTGCATAAGCCGGAGAAATTGCAGCCGGATGAATTCGAACAAGTCAAGCAGCATCCGGACATCGCCGTAAAGATTCTGGAACCGTTGCACCTGCCTAACGAGCTACTGGAGATTATCAAGCATCACCATGAATGGTGGAACGGACACGGTTATCCGGATGGATTGGCCAGACAAAATATCCCGTTGGGCGCAAGGATCCTCTCAATCGCCGACGCCTTCGACGCCATGACCAGCGAGCGACCTTACCGGGCCAAGATGAGTATGCCGATGGCCTTGAACAGGCTTGAAGACGGAGCTAACAAACAGTGGGACCCGGATCTGGTCAGGACATTTCTTGGCTTCGAGCGCGCGATGCTCGACCGGAAACCAGCTGAAATCCGGACCGAAAACCTCTGGTCGGACTACAAGCTGCGGTAA
- the rplU gene encoding 50S ribosomal protein L21: MYAVIKTGGKQYRVEQGDTLTIEKLDAEAGKTVTFDDVLLIGTEKETIADGKALAKASVKATVLEQMKDDKVLVFKYKAKKGYKRTQGHRQRLTKIKIDDISKGKDVGS, from the coding sequence ATGTACGCAGTTATAAAAACCGGTGGCAAACAATACCGGGTTGAACAAGGCGACACGCTGACCATTGAAAAGCTTGACGCTGAAGCCGGCAAGACGGTTACTTTTGACGACGTTCTGCTGATTGGAACCGAAAAAGAAACCATAGCCGATGGTAAAGCGCTGGCTAAGGCGTCCGTTAAGGCAACCGTTCTTGAGCAGATGAAAGACGACAAAGTGCTGGTCTTCAAGTACAAAGCCAAGAAGGGCTACAAGAGGACGCAGGGACACAGACAGCGGTTAACGAAGATCAAGATAGACGATATTTCGAAGGGAAAAGACGTTGGCTCATAA
- a CDS encoding glutamate-5-semialdehyde dehydrogenase has product MSDVKELGKNAKAAALKLATLSEGAKNEALYAMADALSKNMGFILAANDKDMAAGKRKDLTEALLDRLTLNEERLEEIADAVREVAALRDPIGEIISGWKRPNGLEINLTRVPLGVVGMIYEARPNVTVDAAALCVKTGNAVILRGGSVAVNSCLALSDIVAAAATKAGLPENSIQSVRTTDRAAVTELMQLNGYVDVLIPRGGASLIQSVVQNSTVPVIETGIGNCHVYVDKAADLDMAENIIINAKCQRPGVCNAAESLVIHKDVAKKFLPKAAKALHERGVVMVGDDLARSFSDKITPAMDIDWGTEFLALKLAIKTVGTLDEAIDHINTYGSGHSEAIITGDYKAARRFTAEVDAAAVYANASTRFTDGGQYGLGAEIGISTQKLHVRGPMGLEALTSTKYIVYGDGQVRE; this is encoded by the coding sequence ATGTCTGATGTTAAAGAACTTGGTAAAAACGCAAAAGCGGCGGCGCTAAAACTCGCGACGCTTTCTGAGGGCGCTAAGAACGAGGCGCTGTACGCGATGGCCGACGCTTTGTCGAAGAACATGGGATTCATTCTGGCGGCCAACGACAAAGACATGGCGGCAGGCAAGCGCAAGGATTTGACGGAAGCCCTGCTGGATCGCTTAACGCTAAACGAGGAGCGTCTGGAGGAAATCGCCGACGCGGTTCGCGAGGTCGCGGCGTTGCGGGATCCCATCGGTGAGATAATTTCGGGCTGGAAAAGGCCGAACGGATTGGAAATCAATCTTACCAGGGTGCCGCTGGGAGTTGTCGGGATGATATACGAAGCCCGGCCGAATGTTACCGTTGACGCGGCGGCTCTATGCGTGAAGACCGGCAACGCGGTTATCTTGCGCGGCGGTTCGGTGGCTGTAAATTCATGTCTGGCCTTAAGCGATATTGTCGCAGCGGCGGCGACCAAAGCCGGCTTACCGGAAAACTCGATTCAATCCGTCAGGACTACGGACAGGGCGGCCGTGACCGAACTCATGCAGCTCAACGGATATGTCGATGTATTGATTCCTCGCGGCGGCGCGTCGCTTATCCAGTCGGTTGTCCAGAATTCGACGGTTCCGGTTATCGAGACAGGGATTGGGAACTGTCACGTCTATGTAGACAAAGCGGCCGATCTTGATATGGCTGAGAATATAATTATCAACGCTAAATGCCAAAGGCCTGGCGTGTGCAACGCGGCCGAAAGTCTGGTTATCCATAAAGACGTGGCCAAGAAGTTTTTGCCCAAAGCGGCTAAAGCTCTGCACGAGCGCGGAGTGGTAATGGTTGGCGACGACCTGGCAAGGTCGTTCTCTGACAAGATAACGCCAGCAATGGACATCGATTGGGGCACTGAATTCCTGGCACTAAAGCTGGCAATAAAGACGGTTGGAACGCTAGATGAAGCGATAGACCATATCAACACTTACGGCAGCGGTCACTCAGAGGCCATCATAACCGGCGACTATAAGGCAGCCAGACGATTTACCGCGGAGGTCGACGCGGCCGCGGTCTACGCCAACGCGTCAACCCGCTTTACCGACGGCGGACAATACGGTCTGGGCGCCGAGATCGGCATCTCAACGCAGAAGCTGCATGTGCGCGGCCCGATGGGCTTGGAAGCTCTGACGTCTACGAAATATATAGTTTATGGAGACGGACAGGTTCGGGAATAG
- a CDS encoding Rne/Rng family ribonuclease, protein MGVKQILIMVKEQETQLAILDGKLLQEVYVERRDTGSITGNIYLGRVQNVLQGMEAAFVDIGEARNAFLSADDIIGEGTEGDVGQHHREPNGDAGEHIGKKPKEIGVRKGQSALVQVTRAPRGSKGARLTTQIALPSRYMVLAPYKDFVGISRRIEGKERERLQKLATEIKPDNMGIIVRTQAEGQSKPTLIGDLTYLKDLWEKVQQDATKASPGTLVYREMDLPMKIIRDVFGPDVKRILVDDKEKYQEIVSYIGDIEPGRSSVVRYYRKRDPLFARYGVDSQINNALKTKIWLKSGGYLIIEDTEALTSIDVNTGRYVGRVSLEKTIIKTNLEAASEIGRQLRLRDIGGLIVVDFINMGSASDRDKVLKEFEGILEEDRAKSEVVEISRLGLIEMTRKSFTPGLLHAFTQKCPTCEGRGFVPKEYEPCPDHAENS, encoded by the coding sequence ATGGGTGTAAAACAGATTCTAATTATGGTAAAGGAGCAAGAGACGCAACTCGCTATTTTAGACGGGAAGCTCCTGCAGGAAGTCTACGTCGAGCGCCGCGACACCGGTTCGATCACCGGGAATATCTATCTCGGACGCGTCCAGAACGTTCTGCAAGGCATGGAGGCCGCGTTTGTCGATATCGGAGAGGCGCGTAACGCGTTCTTGTCGGCGGACGACATTATCGGCGAGGGGACCGAGGGTGACGTCGGCCAGCACCACAGAGAGCCAAATGGCGATGCCGGAGAGCATATCGGCAAGAAGCCCAAAGAAATCGGCGTCCGCAAAGGGCAAAGCGCGCTTGTTCAGGTCACTAGGGCGCCGCGCGGCTCCAAGGGAGCCCGCCTAACGACACAGATCGCCTTGCCCAGCCGCTATATGGTCCTGGCGCCTTACAAGGATTTTGTCGGCATATCCCGGCGGATAGAAGGCAAGGAACGGGAGCGGCTGCAAAAGCTGGCGACCGAGATAAAACCCGACAATATGGGGATTATCGTCAGGACGCAGGCCGAAGGCCAGAGCAAACCGACGCTTATTGGCGACCTGACCTATTTGAAAGATCTGTGGGAAAAGGTGCAGCAGGACGCGACCAAGGCTTCTCCCGGCACGCTTGTTTACCGGGAAATGGACTTGCCCATGAAGATTATCAGAGACGTTTTCGGTCCGGACGTAAAGCGGATCCTAGTTGACGACAAAGAAAAATATCAGGAAATAGTTTCGTATATCGGGGACATTGAACCCGGCCGGTCGTCGGTCGTCAGATATTACCGGAAGCGCGATCCTCTGTTCGCCAGGTACGGCGTGGATAGCCAAATAAATAACGCGCTTAAGACAAAGATTTGGCTAAAGAGCGGCGGATATCTCATAATAGAAGATACCGAGGCCCTAACCTCGATTGACGTCAACACCGGGCGTTATGTCGGCCGGGTGAGCCTGGAGAAAACGATCATCAAGACGAACCTGGAGGCCGCCAGCGAAATCGGCCGCCAGCTGCGTTTGCGAGATATCGGCGGGCTTATCGTCGTTGATTTTATCAACATGGGCAGCGCGAGCGACCGCGACAAAGTGCTAAAAGAGTTTGAGGGGATTCTGGAAGAGGACCGAGCCAAGTCAGAGGTGGTCGAGATTTCTCGCTTAGGGCTAATTGAAATGACCCGCAAGAGCTTCACGCCAGGTCTTTTGCACGCTTTCACACAGAAGTGTCCGACCTGCGAGGGACGCGGTTTCGTTCCAAAGGAGTACGAACCCTGCCCGGACCACGCCGAGAACAGCTAG
- a CDS encoding TIGR03960 family B12-binding radical SAM protein, protein MTFDYEELLISVRRPGRYIGREWNTVEKDSASVDVSVALTYPDAYEIGMPNLGLAILYEIINKDPKAACERVFAPWLDMEEAIRESGGVLWSLETKRPLNEFDIVGFTLQSELNFTNILTVLDLGNIPLKSVDRREGDPVVIAGGPCAFNPEPMSAFIDAFVIGDGEDAVTEIVEVVREHKRGIGEERKKGRRNDLLEKLAKLDGVYVPSLYDPASGPVRSRVVKDLELFAPPCRPPVPYLEVVHDRYQVEVMRGCGRSCRFCQAGMIYRPVRERKAESVKQAVREGLANTGYNEASLVSLSSSDYSHILEVSRELVPELTAKAITLSLPSQRVDAFSLELAKIIGAGKKTSLTFAPEAGTQRMRDAINKGVTEEDLLKTTAIAFRNGWRKLKLYFMIGLPGETMEDVAGIADLVYKVRAAAMDETPREEHGRVNITVNISSFVPKSHTPFQWAAQDSLDSLTEKSMLLRDKLRKSHLKYRWNEPAMALLEGAIARGDRRVGAAIEAAWRSGARFDSWHEQFDFERWRSAFASAGLTMEDYNDRERATDETLPWDCVADGVSKKFLISEYEKAKAAVTTVDCLAGCAGCGVKCPG, encoded by the coding sequence TTGACGTTTGATTATGAAGAGCTCTTGATCTCGGTGCGCAGACCGGGACGCTATATCGGCCGGGAGTGGAACACGGTTGAGAAAGACTCCGCTTCGGTCGATGTCAGCGTTGCGTTGACATACCCGGACGCCTACGAAATAGGCATGCCTAACCTTGGGCTGGCCATCCTTTACGAAATCATCAACAAAGACCCTAAAGCGGCGTGCGAGCGCGTTTTCGCGCCTTGGCTGGACATGGAAGAGGCCATCCGCGAATCAGGCGGTGTTTTATGGTCGCTGGAAACCAAGCGGCCGTTAAACGAGTTCGATATCGTAGGTTTCACCCTGCAATCGGAACTAAACTTCACCAATATCCTGACTGTTCTCGATTTAGGGAACATCCCGCTTAAATCAGTCGATCGCCGAGAGGGAGACCCCGTTGTTATCGCCGGCGGCCCCTGCGCATTTAATCCCGAGCCGATGAGTGCGTTCATCGACGCTTTTGTAATCGGCGACGGAGAAGATGCGGTAACGGAGATAGTTGAAGTGGTAAGGGAGCATAAGAGGGGAATAGGGGAAGAAAGGAAGAAGGGAAGAAGGAACGATTTGCTGGAAAAACTAGCGAAGCTGGATGGGGTGTACGTGCCGTCGTTATACGATCCCGCGAGCGGACCTGTGAGAAGCCGCGTCGTTAAAGATCTGGAATTATTCGCGCCCCCTTGCCGGCCGCCGGTCCCGTATCTTGAGGTTGTTCACGACCGTTATCAGGTCGAGGTTATGCGCGGCTGCGGACGCTCCTGTCGTTTTTGCCAGGCGGGCATGATCTACCGGCCGGTCAGGGAGAGAAAAGCCGAGTCGGTAAAGCAGGCGGTGCGGGAAGGATTGGCCAATACCGGCTATAACGAAGCCTCACTGGTATCGCTAAGCAGTAGCGACTATTCGCATATCCTCGAGGTCAGCCGGGAGCTGGTGCCGGAGTTAACCGCCAAGGCGATTACCTTATCTTTGCCGTCGCAACGCGTCGACGCTTTCTCGCTGGAGCTTGCCAAGATCATAGGGGCGGGCAAAAAAACCTCTTTGACTTTCGCTCCCGAGGCCGGTACGCAAAGAATGCGTGACGCGATTAACAAGGGAGTCACCGAGGAAGACTTGCTGAAGACAACAGCTATCGCCTTCCGCAACGGATGGCGGAAGCTTAAACTCTATTTTATGATCGGCCTGCCGGGAGAGACTATGGAGGACGTGGCCGGCATAGCCGATCTGGTTTATAAGGTGCGCGCCGCGGCCATGGACGAAACGCCTCGCGAAGAACACGGCCGCGTGAATATAACCGTCAACATCAGTTCCTTTGTCCCGAAGTCGCACACGCCTTTTCAATGGGCGGCTCAGGATAGCTTAGATTCGTTAACGGAGAAAAGCATGCTGCTACGGGACAAACTGAGGAAAAGTCATCTTAAATATCGCTGGAACGAACCGGCGATGGCTCTGTTGGAAGGCGCGATAGCGCGAGGGGACAGGCGCGTCGGCGCGGCGATTGAAGCGGCCTGGCGCTCGGGCGCCAGGTTTGACAGTTGGCACGAGCAATTCGACTTCGAGCGCTGGCGGTCGGCTTTCGCGTCGGCCGGTTTGACGATGGAGGACTATAACGACCGGGAGCGTGCCACCGACGAAACGCTGCCGTGGGATTGCGTCGCCGACGGCGTTTCGAAGAAGTTTTTGATCAGCGAATACGAGAAGGCAAAGGCAGCCGTGACAACTGTCGATTGTCTGGCCGGATGCGCAGGCTGCGGAGTAAAATGCCCAGGATAA
- the proB gene encoding glutamate 5-kinase: MIKVGSAVVTKETGRLDHKRLAAITEQIADLKAEGNQVMLVTSGAIAAGLERLGSDERPSSIPELQAAASVGQGLLLQQYTGLFEERGIHVGQVLLTQYDITHREHYLNATNTFEKLLDFGVVPIVNENDTTVVEEIKFGDNDTLAALVTNLTKADLLVIISDIEGLHTADPRKDGKAKLIAEVEDITPEIEKLAGGAGSVFGSGGMITKINAAKIVTLAGAGMLLIDGRKANALTKAMRGDNIGTFFKPRGKKMASRKAWIAFGTVAKGTITIDDGAKDALIGKGRSLLPAGVIGVGEDFEDGDTVDVVDREGNVVAKGLVNLNSGDLVTIMGRSSDDIRKIKPELAGREVIHRDCLVILK; this comes from the coding sequence GTGATCAAGGTCGGATCGGCGGTTGTAACGAAGGAAACCGGACGGCTCGATCACAAAAGGCTGGCCGCCATCACAGAGCAAATCGCCGACTTAAAGGCGGAAGGTAATCAGGTAATGCTGGTAACTTCCGGCGCTATCGCCGCGGGATTGGAGCGGTTGGGTTCGGATGAGCGTCCTTCGTCTATTCCTGAGTTACAGGCGGCGGCGTCGGTCGGCCAAGGTCTTCTACTCCAACAATATACCGGCTTATTTGAGGAGAGAGGAATCCACGTCGGCCAAGTCCTTCTCACACAATACGATATTACACACAGAGAACATTATTTAAACGCGACCAACACCTTCGAAAAACTATTGGATTTCGGCGTCGTGCCTATCGTCAACGAGAACGATACGACAGTTGTCGAGGAAATCAAATTCGGGGACAACGACACGTTGGCGGCGCTTGTCACCAATCTTACTAAGGCTGACCTGCTTGTTATTATAAGCGACATAGAGGGCTTACACACCGCCGACCCCCGCAAAGACGGTAAGGCTAAACTTATAGCGGAGGTTGAGGACATTACTCCGGAGATAGAAAAGCTTGCCGGCGGAGCGGGTTCAGTATTCGGTTCAGGCGGCATGATTACAAAAATCAACGCGGCGAAAATCGTTACACTAGCCGGCGCCGGTATGCTTCTGATTGACGGGCGGAAAGCAAACGCTTTGACGAAAGCCATGCGGGGCGACAACATAGGAACGTTTTTCAAACCCCGGGGCAAGAAGATGGCCAGCCGCAAAGCATGGATCGCTTTCGGCACCGTTGCCAAAGGAACGATTACCATCGACGACGGAGCGAAAGACGCGTTAATCGGGAAGGGCAGAAGTCTGCTGCCGGCCGGAGTGATCGGAGTCGGCGAGGATTTTGAGGACGGCGATACCGTGGATGTCGTCGACAGGGAAGGCAATGTTGTTGCTAAGGGTTTGGTGAATCTGAATTCAGGTGATTTGGTAACGATAATGGGCCGGTCAAGCGATGATATCCGCAAGATTAAACCCGAATTGGCGGGACGCGAAGTAATCCATCGCGACTGCTTGGTAATCTTAAAATAG
- a CDS encoding DUF697 domain-containing protein: MASTVSVNKLREIYDEVMGEVDRTITIAILGRNKTGKAEVGAWFLLDRGSLAERQIADISICEFGPKPESVASSLATASQADIVLFVVDISVRDNKKDLAVWQAVRDMKKPYLLVGNKLDLAGEDAKDIKHRLADVFGAPMNQIAVISATAGTNVLAELMPRIVAQAKDVEIPLARRFPVFRKAVANRIITATAAENVVIGALIFLPGADMPVMTANQVKMILKIAVVYGQDIGIERLKELLVVFGSAVAFRAAARNLAAFIPILGWAVKGGIAYAGTVALGKAAIKYFENDAELRLPGAKALKAGQDVIDV, encoded by the coding sequence TTGGCGAGTACTGTAAGCGTTAACAAACTGAGAGAAATCTACGACGAGGTCATGGGCGAGGTTGATCGCACCATTACGATCGCCATCCTCGGGCGAAACAAGACCGGCAAAGCCGAAGTCGGCGCCTGGTTTTTGCTTGACCGAGGCAGCCTGGCCGAGCGGCAGATAGCCGATATCTCCATCTGTGAGTTCGGACCTAAGCCCGAGAGCGTTGCCTCGTCCCTGGCGACGGCAAGTCAAGCCGATATCGTGCTGTTCGTCGTTGATATTTCCGTCCGCGATAACAAAAAAGACCTTGCCGTCTGGCAAGCCGTAAGGGACATGAAAAAACCTTATCTGTTGGTCGGGAATAAACTGGATTTGGCAGGCGAGGACGCTAAAGACATCAAGCACAGACTGGCTGACGTTTTCGGGGCGCCCATGAATCAGATCGCGGTCATTTCGGCGACAGCGGGAACCAATGTTTTGGCCGAATTGATGCCGCGGATTGTCGCCCAGGCCAAGGACGTAGAGATTCCGCTTGCCCGGCGTTTCCCGGTTTTCCGCAAAGCGGTTGCCAACCGGATTATCACGGCGACGGCGGCCGAGAATGTGGTCATAGGCGCGCTTATATTCCTACCCGGCGCCGACATGCCGGTTATGACCGCCAATCAGGTAAAAATGATTCTTAAGATAGCCGTAGTTTACGGTCAGGATATCGGAATCGAACGACTGAAAGAATTACTGGTCGTCTTCGGAAGCGCAGTCGCCTTCCGCGCGGCGGCCCGCAATCTGGCGGCTTTCATTCCAATTCTAGGTTGGGCTGTTAAGGGCGGTATCGCTTACGCGGGCACGGTTGCCCTAGGTAAGGCCGCCATTAAATATTTCGAGAACGACGCGGAATTGAGATTGCCCGGCGCGAAAGCGCTCAAAGCGGGGCAGGACGTTATTGACGTTTGA
- the obgE gene encoding GTPase ObgE, protein MFVDEARVLLKAGKGGNGAVAFRREKCEPKGGPSGGDGGRGGNIIFIVDSGLKTLMDFRHQRRFFAGNGGAGQFKNMTGKNGDDLFIKVPAGTLIKNEDGDILADLTKTSEQAVVAKGGRGGRGNARFATSTNRTPRFAQPGESTEEFTAILELKLLADVAIIGLPNAGKSTLINVMSTAKAKVGDYPFTTKAPNLGMVRIEDDRDFVVADIPGLVENAHLGKGMGIAFLKHVERARLLVHILDLSAGDEDTVLKNFDLVQNELRSYREDLNKLPVMVAGNKIDLPEARKREKRLAEVFKQRGFAFFGVSAATGEGVDALKFALADKIDSIEEETQ, encoded by the coding sequence ATGTTTGTCGATGAAGCCCGGGTCCTGTTAAAGGCAGGCAAGGGCGGCAACGGCGCGGTAGCATTCCGTCGTGAGAAGTGCGAGCCGAAAGGCGGCCCCAGCGGGGGCGACGGCGGTCGCGGCGGCAACATAATATTCATAGTCGATTCCGGATTAAAGACGCTGATGGATTTTAGACATCAGCGTCGTTTTTTTGCCGGAAACGGCGGCGCCGGACAATTTAAGAACATGACGGGGAAGAACGGCGATGATCTGTTCATCAAGGTCCCGGCCGGCACGTTGATTAAAAACGAGGATGGAGACATCCTGGCCGACCTGACTAAAACGAGCGAGCAAGCAGTGGTCGCCAAAGGCGGCCGCGGAGGCAGAGGAAACGCCAGATTCGCGACCTCGACCAACCGGACGCCAAGGTTCGCGCAGCCAGGCGAGTCGACCGAGGAGTTTACGGCAATCCTGGAGCTCAAGCTGCTGGCGGACGTGGCCATTATCGGGCTGCCGAACGCGGGAAAGTCGACGCTGATCAACGTTATGTCAACGGCCAAGGCGAAGGTGGGCGATTATCCGTTTACAACAAAGGCGCCTAACCTGGGAATGGTACGGATCGAGGACGACCGGGATTTCGTGGTCGCGGACATTCCGGGGCTGGTGGAAAACGCGCACCTCGGTAAAGGCATGGGTATCGCTTTCTTAAAGCATGTCGAGCGGGCAAGGCTTCTGGTGCATATTTTGGACCTGTCGGCCGGCGACGAAGATACGGTTTTGAAGAATTTTGATTTGGTTCAGAACGAGCTGCGCTCTTACAGAGAGGACTTGAACAAGCTGCCGGTTATGGTGGCCGGCAATAAGATAGATTTGCCGGAAGCCAGGAAACGAGAGAAACGACTGGCCGAGGTCTTTAAGCAACGCGGCTTTGCGTTTTTCGGAGTCTCGGCTGCCACGGGCGAAGGCGTGGATGCGCTGAAGTTTGCTCTTGCCGACAAGATTGATAGCATAGAGGAAGAAACACAATAA